In the genome of Pelobacter seleniigenes DSM 18267, one region contains:
- a CDS encoding F0F1 ATP synthase subunit epsilon, with protein sequence MAEKLTLEMVTPYKKVLSEEVDELTAPGFMGELGILPGHTPLLTTLKVGELSYRKGQELFHVAVNWGYLEVEEDKVTVLVDTAEKADEIDLNRAKAALGRAESALKTLSEDDKQHAVMEAALQRALIRIQVASRNQ encoded by the coding sequence ATGGCAGAAAAATTAACTCTGGAAATGGTTACCCCTTACAAAAAGGTCCTGTCGGAAGAGGTCGATGAATTGACCGCCCCTGGTTTCATGGGCGAACTCGGCATTCTTCCCGGGCATACGCCCCTGCTGACAACATTGAAGGTTGGCGAACTTTCCTATCGCAAGGGGCAGGAACTGTTCCATGTTGCTGTAAACTGGGGTTATCTGGAAGTCGAAGAAGACAAGGTCACGGTTTTGGTCGATACCGCGGAAAAAGCTGATGAAATCGATCTGAACCGGGCCAAAGCCGCCCTGGGGCGGGCAGAAAGCGCATTGAAAACCCTCTCCGAGGATGATAAGCAGCACGCCGTCATGGAAGCGGCTTTGCAGCGGGCTCTGATTCGGATTCAGGTTGCCAGCAGGAACCAATAG
- the atpG gene encoding ATP synthase F1 subunit gamma produces MPSLKDIKKRISSVKNTQQITKAMKMVAAAKLRRAQEAAVAARPYAEKMHTVLSHLAMREEAEAHPLLNQRGTRRALVVLMTADRGLCGGFNANVSKEAERYIRRNEEGYDAIDLMIIGRKGRDFLKSRLGDKIVKVYENITTDATYKTAQLIGEEVISKYTDETYDAVFLLYNAFQSAIVQNVTFEQVLPIKPDDSMDINESAVDYLYEPNRAVVLGEILPKMVEVQLFRGLLESNASEQGARMSAMDSASRNAAEMIGKLTLQYNRARQAAITTELMEIISGAESIK; encoded by the coding sequence ATGCCCAGTCTGAAAGACATCAAAAAAAGGATCAGCTCGGTTAAAAATACCCAGCAGATCACCAAAGCGATGAAAATGGTGGCAGCGGCTAAATTGCGGCGTGCCCAGGAGGCTGCCGTTGCGGCTCGCCCCTATGCGGAGAAAATGCACACGGTGCTTTCCCATCTGGCCATGCGCGAAGAGGCCGAAGCTCATCCGCTTTTAAACCAGCGTGGTACAAGGCGCGCCCTGGTGGTCTTGATGACTGCTGATCGCGGCTTGTGTGGAGGTTTTAACGCCAACGTTTCCAAAGAAGCGGAGCGCTACATTCGTCGCAACGAAGAGGGCTACGACGCTATCGACCTGATGATTATCGGTCGGAAAGGGCGCGATTTTCTCAAAAGCCGGCTCGGCGATAAAATCGTCAAGGTCTATGAGAATATCACCACGGATGCAACCTATAAAACGGCTCAGCTTATTGGCGAAGAGGTCATCAGCAAATATACCGATGAAACCTATGACGCTGTCTTCCTGCTCTACAATGCTTTTCAGAGCGCCATTGTACAAAATGTTACCTTTGAGCAGGTTTTGCCGATTAAGCCGGATGATTCTATGGATATTAATGAATCAGCGGTCGATTATCTCTATGAGCCAAACCGGGCGGTCGTGCTTGGTGAAATCCTCCCGAAAATGGTTGAGGTGCAATTATTCCGCGGACTTTTGGAATCGAATGCGTCCGAGCAGGGAGCCCGGATGTCGGCCATGGACAGTGCCAGCAGGAATGCCGCTGAAATGATTGGTAAGCTGACTCTGCAGTATAACCGTGCCCGGCAGGCCGCGATTACCACAGAATTGATGGAGATTATTTCCGGCGCCGAATCGATTAAATAA
- a CDS encoding sigma-54-dependent transcriptional regulator, giving the protein MAEILIVDDDEMMCSTLSALVTRKGHAALSAMTLKQALAMTEQGQFDVVFLDVQMPDGNGLDALPAIEMSPSKPEVIIMTGYGDPNGAELAIKSGAWDYIEKGFSIKEITLSLERALQYRKEKLEVVRHRKPVSLKRDGIIGSSPALLSCLDQVAQAAASDANVFITGETGTGKELIARAVHDNSQRRQENFVVVDCTSLPETLVESLLFGHEKGAFTGADRAQDGLVLQAHKGTLFLDEVGELPPVLQKAFLRVLQERRFRPLGQSKEKTSDFRLIAATNRDLDAMVEAGRFRSDLLFRLRSFVIELPPLRERMEDIHILTRHYVDKFCARYGMPSKGFAPEFLEMLSLYPWPGNVRELVNTLERALAAAHFDQTLYSKHLPSHIRVHVRRAEMENSSTEKNDLNLNVSDIPKLQDFREAIYQQAENEYLLKLMATSADDIPAACRISGLSQSRLYALLKKHGIARKN; this is encoded by the coding sequence ATGGCCGAGATTCTGATTGTCGATGATGACGAGATGATGTGTTCAACGTTGTCTGCGCTGGTAACGCGCAAAGGCCACGCTGCGCTTTCGGCCATGACCTTGAAACAGGCCCTGGCAATGACAGAGCAAGGGCAATTTGATGTAGTTTTTCTCGATGTCCAGATGCCTGACGGAAATGGTTTGGATGCTTTGCCGGCCATTGAGATGAGCCCTTCCAAACCTGAAGTTATCATCATGACTGGCTACGGAGATCCCAACGGCGCGGAACTGGCCATAAAAAGCGGGGCATGGGACTACATTGAAAAAGGTTTTTCCATCAAAGAGATTACCCTTTCCCTGGAAAGGGCACTGCAGTACCGCAAAGAAAAACTAGAGGTTGTCCGTCATCGCAAACCGGTATCGTTGAAACGGGACGGAATCATTGGCAGCAGTCCGGCCCTGTTGAGTTGTCTCGACCAGGTGGCGCAAGCCGCCGCCAGTGACGCCAATGTGTTCATCACCGGAGAGACCGGGACCGGCAAGGAGCTGATTGCCCGCGCGGTTCATGACAACAGTCAACGCAGGCAGGAAAATTTTGTTGTGGTCGACTGTACCTCTCTACCGGAAACCCTGGTCGAAAGTCTGCTGTTTGGACATGAAAAGGGGGCCTTTACCGGTGCCGACAGGGCACAGGACGGCTTGGTTCTACAGGCCCATAAAGGGACCTTGTTTCTCGATGAGGTCGGCGAGCTGCCTCCAGTATTACAAAAAGCCTTTCTTCGCGTGCTGCAGGAACGGCGCTTCCGCCCCCTCGGGCAGAGTAAGGAAAAAACCAGCGATTTTCGTCTCATTGCCGCAACCAACCGGGATCTTGACGCCATGGTTGAGGCCGGTCGTTTTCGTAGTGATCTGCTGTTTCGGTTGCGCTCTTTTGTTATCGAGTTGCCGCCGTTGCGGGAGCGGATGGAAGATATCCACATTCTTACCAGGCATTATGTGGATAAGTTTTGTGCCCGCTATGGCATGCCCTCCAAGGGGTTTGCACCGGAATTTCTCGAAATGCTGAGTCTTTACCCATGGCCGGGGAATGTCCGCGAACTGGTCAACACCCTGGAACGGGCCTTGGCCGCCGCCCATTTTGATCAGACACTTTATTCCAAACATTTGCCCAGCCACATTCGGGTCCATGTCCGCCGCGCGGAAATGGAAAATTCATCAACCGAGAAAAATGACCTGAACCTGAATGTTAGCGACATACCAAAATTGCAGGATTTCCGAGAAGCTATCTATCAACAGGCCGAGAATGAATATCTGTTGAAATTGATGGCAACCAGCGCCGACGATATCCCCGCGGCCTGCCGGATTTCCGGACTCTCCCAATCACGGCTGTATGCGCTGCTGAAAAAACACGGTATTGCCAGGAAGAATTGA
- a CDS encoding sigma-54-dependent transcriptional regulator, whose amino-acid sequence MRKSNKGHNAGVTALLQQLGEGRDCLEKAMALLENLSLKSEIPGISAEDIEYTLDGSVLILRRTNTAQQQRPAGAPRIIAENGKTRLALGIAEKMAQGDENVIIQGETGTGKDLFARYIHLVGSRSVEPFVWCPCGTGFGIRQLEDTFQQVGHGTLLLDDVNDLESSGQGELLKILTASSGRREFRIISTTSCELDALASKGQFSDALLDLLRGCFVELPALRDRKEDIIPLARHHLPLLCQKNKLPAKQMSPEYLQLCELYPWPGNVRELINVLEQSLYTAGDKKTLFGRDLPTHVRIQTAKGAAQRKKGL is encoded by the coding sequence ATGAGGAAGAGCAACAAAGGGCATAACGCAGGAGTAACTGCGCTGCTGCAACAATTGGGGGAAGGGCGGGATTGTCTTGAAAAGGCCATGGCCTTGCTGGAGAATCTGAGCCTGAAAAGCGAGATTCCGGGAATCAGCGCTGAAGATATTGAATATACCCTGGACGGCTCGGTCCTGATCCTCAGAAGAACGAACACAGCGCAACAGCAGCGGCCGGCCGGCGCGCCACGAATCATCGCGGAAAATGGCAAAACCCGGTTGGCTCTTGGAATCGCTGAAAAAATGGCTCAGGGGGATGAAAATGTCATCATCCAAGGGGAAACCGGAACCGGGAAAGACCTGTTTGCGCGCTATATCCATCTGGTCGGAAGCAGATCTGTGGAACCGTTTGTCTGGTGTCCCTGCGGCACCGGCTTTGGAATACGGCAGTTGGAGGATACCTTTCAACAGGTGGGTCATGGCACGTTGTTGCTGGACGATGTGAATGATCTCGAGAGTTCGGGGCAAGGGGAATTGTTAAAAATATTGACCGCGAGCTCAGGCCGAAGAGAGTTCCGAATCATTTCCACCACCAGCTGTGAGCTGGACGCCCTGGCCTCAAAAGGGCAGTTTTCAGACGCTCTGTTGGATCTGTTACGGGGGTGTTTCGTTGAATTACCTGCGCTCCGTGACCGGAAGGAGGATATCATTCCATTGGCGCGCCATCATTTGCCATTGCTTTGCCAGAAAAACAAACTTCCCGCAAAACAGATGTCACCGGAATATCTGCAGCTATGTGAACTATATCCATGGCCCGGCAATGTCAGGGAACTGATTAATGTTCTGGAACAATCACTTTACACCGCGGGGGACAAGAAGACCCTTTTCGGAAGAGATCTACCGACCCATGTCCGTATTCAGACGGCCAAGGGCGCGGCTCAAAGAAAAAAAGGTTTGTAG
- a CDS encoding bactofilin family protein, whose translation MKKPVAIDKADIKAFLGSGSRFEGKLSFDEMVRLDGHFKGEISSTDTLVVGETGEIEGQITVGALILSGRFKGDIKASSLVELRAPAVIDGSIETPTLKIEEKVVFNGEVKMTSPKELKPAVGGEPKKK comes from the coding sequence ATGAAAAAACCGGTTGCAATAGATAAGGCTGATATCAAAGCTTTTCTCGGGTCGGGCAGCCGATTTGAAGGAAAGCTTAGTTTTGACGAGATGGTAAGGCTTGATGGACATTTTAAAGGTGAAATCTCTTCAACCGATACCCTTGTCGTTGGTGAAACGGGAGAGATTGAGGGGCAGATAACCGTTGGCGCTTTAATTTTAAGTGGCCGCTTCAAAGGGGATATCAAGGCTTCATCCCTCGTTGAGTTAAGGGCTCCTGCGGTTATTGACGGGAGCATTGAAACGCCAACACTTAAAATTGAAGAAAAAGTGGTCTTTAACGGCGAGGTAAAAATGACCAGCCCAAAAGAGCTGAAACCCGCGGTTGGAGGGGAGCCAAAAAAGAAATAA
- a CDS encoding cytochrome c3 family protein → MIMKPLSRIKIKTWPLLLLLFFIPAPVPAMEVDDCLGCHGDVEMVGADLLINLEKYDHTAHAQMGCLTCHESVTDAHPDDGVAVTKAACLDCHEEVGAQYLATKHAEYAACKDCHNPHEAQGLAAVSAPQMNQQCGTCHSAESVVQAHQEWLPQADLHISALPCITCHTSSKGYKIVLNITQKQQQRVFGDYVFPSYADLSTVAGGKSIRSLIDINNDNLISLAELRTFNRNPKYQDLRLEGTLVPSMLSHDLSTLESRYDCTFCHASGPKSLQTSFVALPLPGGNYEQIAVEKGPVLEALYGTPDFYMSGSTRNASLNIMGLLIICAGLVMPIGHGTLRFLTRKNRQHKGE, encoded by the coding sequence ATGATCATGAAACCATTGAGCAGGATAAAAATAAAAACATGGCCCCTGCTGTTGCTCCTGTTTTTCATTCCCGCACCAGTGCCCGCCATGGAGGTGGATGACTGTCTGGGGTGCCACGGTGATGTGGAAATGGTCGGTGCAGACTTGCTGATCAATTTGGAGAAATACGATCATACAGCCCATGCCCAGATGGGTTGCCTGACTTGTCACGAATCGGTCACCGATGCGCACCCGGATGATGGCGTGGCAGTCACCAAAGCGGCATGTCTCGATTGTCACGAAGAGGTCGGAGCGCAATACCTGGCCACAAAACACGCTGAATATGCTGCCTGCAAGGATTGTCACAATCCCCATGAGGCGCAGGGGCTGGCAGCGGTTTCAGCGCCGCAGATGAATCAGCAGTGCGGCACCTGCCATAGCGCGGAGAGTGTGGTGCAGGCCCATCAGGAGTGGTTGCCCCAGGCTGATCTGCATATCAGTGCATTGCCCTGCATTACCTGTCATACCTCGTCAAAAGGGTACAAAATTGTCCTGAATATCACCCAGAAACAACAACAACGGGTCTTCGGGGACTATGTGTTTCCCAGCTATGCTGACCTTTCGACTGTGGCTGGTGGAAAGAGCATTCGCTCTTTGATCGATATCAATAATGACAATCTGATCTCTTTAGCAGAGCTGAGGACTTTTAACCGGAATCCGAAATACCAGGACCTCAGGCTGGAAGGGACCCTGGTGCCAAGCATGCTGTCCCACGACCTGAGTACCCTCGAAAGCCGCTATGACTGCACATTCTGTCATGCGTCCGGGCCGAAGAGTCTGCAGACGAGTTTTGTCGCACTGCCACTGCCCGGCGGCAATTACGAACAGATTGCGGTGGAGAAGGGCCCAGTCCTGGAAGCCCTGTATGGCACTCCGGACTTTTATATGAGCGGCAGCACCCGCAATGCTTCTCTCAATATTATGGGACTGCTGATTATTTGCGCCGGACTGGTCATGCCGATCGGGCATGGAACGCTACGGTTTTTAACCAGAAAAAACCGGCAACATAAAGGGGAATAG
- the atpF gene encoding F0F1 ATP synthase subunit B produces the protein MLQKQVKTAILTLGIVLLVSVVAFASGGAEHHADSGVLLKDFLYRVLNFSIVVALLVYFLRKPLKKGLAGRSEEIEKALSEAKKAKEEAEAKFAEYDLKLNQATVEIAEISASIRREGELEKQRIIENAKAMAAKIEADAERTADIEVAKAREELQREAVQLAVALAEDLLKKNFTKEDDTRMIDEYIQKVGELH, from the coding sequence ATGTTGCAGAAACAAGTTAAGACAGCAATATTAACCTTGGGAATCGTCCTGCTCGTCAGCGTGGTTGCCTTCGCTTCAGGAGGAGCCGAACATCATGCCGACAGCGGCGTCCTGCTCAAGGATTTTTTATACCGTGTCCTGAATTTTTCGATTGTGGTTGCCTTGCTGGTTTATTTTTTGCGGAAACCGCTTAAAAAAGGATTGGCCGGGCGGAGCGAGGAAATTGAGAAAGCGCTCTCTGAGGCAAAAAAGGCAAAGGAAGAAGCTGAGGCCAAGTTTGCCGAATATGATCTGAAGCTGAATCAGGCAACTGTCGAAATTGCAGAAATCAGTGCTTCGATCCGCCGCGAAGGTGAATTGGAAAAGCAACGGATCATTGAAAATGCCAAGGCGATGGCCGCAAAAATCGAAGCCGATGCCGAACGGACCGCGGATATTGAGGTTGCCAAAGCGCGCGAGGAGTTACAGCGGGAAGCTGTTCAACTGGCAGTTGCCCTGGCCGAAGACTTGCTGAAAAAGAACTTCACCAAAGAAGACGATACTCGCATGATTGATGAATACATTCAAAAAGTGGGAGAGTTACATTGA
- the atpH gene encoding ATP synthase F1 subunit delta, which produces MSDSAIAIRYAKALLNIAEEQKLIERFSDEVGQLAELLKKEDLLRLLLDSPTFPLEKKLAIMRDIGDKLQLSAGLQNFLDLLLQKGRIIYLGDIARNYRRLADDRSGVLRATIKTAHELPEPKAEAIKTGLEQQIGKKIILSIERDEALIGGILAEMGGKIFDGSVKTQLKRIADTLAKG; this is translated from the coding sequence TTGAGTGACAGTGCGATAGCCATAAGATACGCCAAAGCGTTGCTCAACATTGCTGAGGAACAAAAGCTGATTGAGCGGTTTTCAGATGAGGTCGGCCAGCTTGCGGAGCTTTTGAAAAAGGAAGACCTGCTGAGACTGTTATTGGATAGCCCGACTTTTCCATTGGAGAAAAAGCTGGCTATCATGCGTGATATCGGCGACAAGTTGCAATTGTCGGCGGGGTTGCAGAATTTTCTCGATCTTCTTCTGCAAAAAGGACGAATAATTTATCTTGGTGACATCGCGAGAAATTATCGCCGTTTGGCAGATGATCGCTCCGGAGTGTTAAGGGCAACAATAAAAACCGCCCACGAATTACCAGAGCCGAAAGCTGAGGCTATCAAAACCGGACTTGAACAGCAGATCGGGAAGAAAATTATTCTCAGTATTGAAAGAGACGAAGCCCTTATTGGCGGCATTCTAGCTGAAATGGGCGGAAAAATATTTGATGGCAGCGTGAAAACCCAGCTGAAACGGATTGCAGATACCTTAGCAAAGGGGTGA
- the atpA gene encoding F0F1 ATP synthase subunit alpha: MEIRAEEISAIIKKQIENFGREVEVSETGTIISVGDGIARIHGLDKAMSGELLEFPGGIMGMVLNLEEDNVGAAILGDAEHIKEGDLVKRTEQIVQVPVGEALIGRVVDGIGIPIDGKGDIQTETYSQVEIKAPGIVSRKSVHEPMQTGLKAIDSMVPIGRGQRELIIGDRQTGKTAVAIDTIINQKGNGVICIYVAIGQKRSTVAQVVDKLRQHDAMDYTIVVAATASDPAPLQYISPYTGVTMGEFFRDNGRHALIIYDDLSKQAVAYRQLSLLLRRPPGREAFPGDVFYLHSRLLERAAKLNDAEGAGSLTALPIIETQAGDVSAYIPTNVISITDGQIFLETDLFYSGVRPAINVGLSVSRVGGSAQVKAMKQVAGTLRLALAQYREMAAFAQFGSDLDATTQAQLNRGARLVEILKQGQYQPMPVAIQVLSIFAASNGYVDTYPTTAVQRYESEMLAFMKANHADIIKDIAEKKALDSELEGRIRTALDEFKTQFVA; this comes from the coding sequence ATGGAAATCAGAGCGGAAGAAATCAGTGCGATTATTAAGAAGCAGATAGAAAATTTCGGTCGTGAAGTCGAAGTCAGCGAGACCGGCACCATTATTTCAGTCGGTGACGGCATTGCCCGCATTCATGGCCTTGATAAAGCGATGTCCGGAGAACTGTTGGAATTTCCGGGTGGGATCATGGGCATGGTTCTCAATCTGGAGGAAGACAATGTCGGTGCCGCAATCCTTGGTGATGCCGAGCATATCAAGGAAGGCGACCTGGTCAAACGCACCGAGCAAATCGTCCAGGTTCCGGTTGGCGAAGCCCTGATTGGCCGGGTTGTCGACGGAATTGGTATTCCGATTGACGGCAAGGGTGATATTCAGACGGAAACCTATAGCCAGGTTGAAATTAAGGCCCCGGGGATCGTTTCCAGGAAATCGGTCCATGAGCCGATGCAGACCGGGCTCAAAGCTATCGATTCAATGGTGCCGATCGGCCGCGGGCAACGGGAGTTGATTATCGGTGACCGGCAGACCGGGAAAACCGCAGTGGCTATTGACACCATCATCAACCAGAAGGGGAACGGTGTCATTTGTATATACGTTGCCATCGGCCAGAAACGGTCGACGGTTGCCCAGGTGGTTGACAAACTGCGTCAGCATGACGCTATGGATTATACCATCGTGGTTGCGGCAACGGCCTCGGACCCGGCTCCTCTGCAGTATATTTCGCCCTATACCGGAGTCACAATGGGTGAGTTTTTCCGGGATAACGGCCGGCATGCACTGATTATTTATGATGACTTGTCAAAACAGGCCGTCGCTTACCGTCAGCTGTCCTTGCTGCTGAGACGGCCACCGGGACGGGAAGCGTTCCCAGGGGACGTTTTCTACCTGCACAGCCGGCTTTTGGAACGTGCCGCCAAATTGAACGATGCCGAGGGGGCAGGGTCGTTGACCGCTCTCCCGATTATCGAAACCCAGGCTGGTGATGTTTCCGCTTATATCCCGACCAACGTCATCTCGATCACGGACGGGCAGATCTTCCTGGAGACGGACCTGTTTTATTCCGGGGTTCGCCCGGCGATCAACGTCGGCCTTTCCGTCTCCCGGGTCGGTGGTTCGGCGCAGGTCAAAGCGATGAAGCAGGTTGCCGGAACTTTGCGTCTGGCGCTTGCGCAATACCGGGAGATGGCCGCCTTTGCCCAGTTCGGTTCAGATCTGGACGCAACCACCCAGGCCCAGCTTAATCGAGGTGCGCGGCTGGTTGAAATCCTCAAGCAGGGGCAGTATCAGCCGATGCCGGTTGCCATTCAGGTACTCTCGATTTTTGCCGCCAGCAACGGTTACGTGGATACTTATCCAACCACTGCTGTGCAACGCTATGAGAGCGAAATGCTGGCTTTCATGAAGGCGAACCATGCTGATATCATCAAAGATATCGCTGAGAAAAAGGCACTCGACAGCGAACTGGAAGGTCGAATCAGAACCGCCCTGGATGAGTTCAAAACTCAATTTGTAGCCTGA
- a CDS encoding response regulator → MRARKVLIADRDEKARTKLAEFFENSNYDVETTGSAAYAIAKIVQKQEPIVILGDAFEEKIASVDVIALMRKCNKNLKIILISDDSSLETLRRIRKDGIFYHALKPHDSEDNEELRSVVECAVEGFQPV, encoded by the coding sequence ATGAGAGCGCGAAAAGTGTTGATAGCGGATCGTGATGAAAAGGCGAGAACGAAATTGGCCGAATTCTTTGAGAATTCGAATTATGACGTGGAAACAACCGGCTCCGCAGCCTATGCGATTGCCAAGATTGTTCAGAAGCAGGAGCCGATCGTTATCCTTGGGGATGCATTTGAAGAAAAAATTGCCTCCGTGGATGTCATCGCCCTGATGCGGAAGTGCAATAAAAACCTGAAGATCATTCTGATTTCGGATGACAGCTCGCTAGAAACGCTCCGTCGCATTCGTAAAGATGGCATCTTTTACCACGCTTTGAAGCCACATGATTCTGAAGATAATGAAGAGCTGCGTTCCGTCGTCGAATGCGCGGTGGAGGGTTTTCAGCCTGTTTAG
- a CDS encoding ATP synthase F0 subunit B gives MISVDWTLGLQFLNFAVLLFILNKILYKPLQKIITQRRETIQSSQLRAKDLQVEIDNKMQHYQQQLQDAKSVANDERNKLKKSGVEQEAALLAEAHHKAADRLLQIKEKVHREAGDASQKLKDEVDSLAGQIASKILGRDVA, from the coding sequence GTGATCAGTGTCGACTGGACCCTTGGTCTGCAATTCCTTAATTTTGCAGTCCTTCTTTTCATCCTGAACAAAATTTTGTACAAACCTCTCCAAAAAATTATTACTCAACGCCGAGAAACCATTCAGTCATCTCAATTACGCGCTAAAGACCTGCAGGTTGAAATTGATAATAAGATGCAGCACTATCAGCAGCAGTTGCAGGATGCGAAGAGCGTAGCCAATGACGAACGCAATAAGCTCAAAAAATCAGGAGTAGAACAGGAAGCAGCTTTGCTCGCCGAGGCACATCACAAAGCCGCAGATCGGTTGCTGCAGATTAAAGAGAAGGTTCATCGCGAAGCAGGCGACGCAAGTCAGAAGCTTAAAGATGAAGTGGACAGTTTGGCCGGGCAAATCGCTTCGAAAATCCTCGGCAGAGATGTTGCCTAA
- the atpD gene encoding F0F1 ATP synthase subunit beta: MNKGKITQVIGPVVDVEFEPGKLPEVFHALKITNPSLGNGEWNLVCEVAQHLGENTVRTIAMDSTDGLVRGQDVLDTGDQILMPVGGKTLGRILNVVGEPVDERGPVEAEQAWGIHRPAPAFINQSTKVESFETGIKVVDLLAPYSRGGKIGLFGGAGVGKTVLIMELINNVAQQHGGFSVFAGVGERTREGNDLWEEMKESGVLDKAALIYGQMNEPPGARARVALSALTVAEYFRDEEGQDVLLFVDNIFRFTQAGSEVSALLGRIPSAVGYQPTLSTEMGELQERITTTDKGSITSVQAIYVPADDLTDPAPATAFAHLDATTVLSRQIAELGIYPAVDPLDSTSRILDPQVVGEEHYKVARDVQYILQRYKDLQDIIAILGMDELSEEDKLVVARARKIQRFLSQPFHVAEVFTGSPGKYVELKDTIRGFKEIVEGKHDNLPEQAFYMVGTIEEAIERAQKMAAA; encoded by the coding sequence ATGAACAAAGGGAAGATCACACAGGTTATCGGTCCTGTTGTCGACGTCGAGTTCGAGCCCGGCAAATTGCCGGAGGTTTTTCACGCCTTGAAGATCACCAATCCATCTCTTGGTAACGGCGAGTGGAACCTGGTCTGCGAGGTTGCCCAGCATCTGGGGGAAAACACGGTCCGGACCATTGCCATGGACTCCACTGATGGTCTGGTTCGCGGTCAGGATGTGCTCGATACCGGCGACCAGATTCTGATGCCGGTGGGGGGCAAGACCCTTGGCAGGATTCTCAATGTCGTCGGCGAGCCCGTCGACGAGCGCGGGCCGGTTGAAGCGGAACAAGCCTGGGGGATTCACCGTCCTGCTCCGGCCTTTATCAACCAGTCGACCAAGGTCGAATCTTTTGAAACGGGGATCAAGGTCGTCGACTTGCTGGCGCCCTATTCACGGGGTGGAAAAATTGGCCTGTTCGGTGGTGCCGGTGTCGGCAAGACGGTTCTGATTATGGAACTGATCAACAATGTTGCCCAGCAGCATGGTGGTTTTTCGGTTTTTGCCGGAGTCGGCGAACGGACCCGGGAAGGAAACGACCTTTGGGAAGAGATGAAAGAGTCGGGCGTTCTGGACAAGGCCGCCCTGATTTATGGCCAGATGAACGAACCACCGGGAGCCCGGGCTCGAGTTGCCTTGTCCGCTTTGACCGTGGCCGAATATTTCCGTGACGAAGAAGGCCAGGACGTGTTGTTGTTCGTTGATAACATTTTCCGTTTTACCCAGGCCGGTTCCGAAGTTTCGGCCCTGCTGGGGCGGATTCCTTCAGCGGTCGGTTATCAACCGACCCTGTCCACTGAAATGGGTGAATTGCAGGAACGGATCACCACGACGGATAAAGGTTCGATCACTTCGGTACAGGCGATTTATGTGCCGGCCGATGACTTGACCGACCCGGCTCCGGCAACGGCCTTCGCCCACCTGGATGCGACCACGGTTCTTTCCCGGCAGATTGCAGAGCTGGGGATCTATCCAGCGGTCGACCCCCTTGATTCAACCAGCCGGATTCTTGATCCGCAGGTGGTCGGCGAAGAGCACTACAAGGTCGCCCGTGACGTACAATATATTCTGCAGCGTTACAAGGATCTGCAGGATATTATCGCTATCCTCGGGATGGATGAACTTTCCGAAGAGGATAAGCTGGTGGTGGCGCGGGCCCGTAAAATTCAGCGATTCCTGTCGCAGCCGTTCCACGTTGCCGAAGTCTTCACCGGCTCGCCGGGCAAATACGTGGAATTGAAGGATACCATCCGGGGCTTCAAGGAGATTGTCGAAGGTAAACATGACAACCTTCCCGAACAGGCATTCTATATGGTCGGAACGATTGAAGAAGCCATCGAACGGGCGCAGAAAATGGCGGCCGCATAA